Genomic window (Rosa chinensis cultivar Old Blush chromosome 6, RchiOBHm-V2, whole genome shotgun sequence):
CAAAACTATGATGAAATAATAGACTGAAGTCACTAACCGCAAATCCCATACATAACTACGCCAGAGCGTATAAGGTATTTTTGCTAGTCCACCATAATGTAGACAGATATATAGTTGATTATAAAACCATTCCGCCATCATCTTCACTGCTTGACTGCTTCACTCTTAATTACTTTGTTCATAGTCAACAGCAAAACAAGATGGCCGAAATCTAAAGCTCACCAGATCTGCCATGGATCGTCCGCCTCTTCGTCTCCGCCTCTTCCTTCGCAATCGACACCTCTCGCCACACAAACCTCACCGTCGTCTCTTTAACTTGACCGACTACAAACCATCTCCCTTAACAAAACCTCACAAAAACCTCAAGAGCTCTGACGTCGTCGTTGTCGCCAACCCTTCCTGCAACCTCCGGTTCCGCCTCTACATTCCCACCGCTGCTACCACCAAGCTCCCCATCATCGTCTTCTTCCACGGCGGCGGGTTTGTCTTCATGTCCGCCACTTCAAAACCCTACGACGACTTCTGTCAACTCCTCACTTGGGTGCCCCCCGCCGTCGTCATCTCCTTCAACTACAACCTCGCACTGGAGCATCAGTATCCGTGCCAATACGACGACAGTTTAGACATCCTCAAGTTCATCGAAGACAGCAGCTTGTTCGAGGGCGCGAATCTCGGGCAGTGCTTTCTGGTCGGGGATTGCGCCAGTGAGAACATAGCGCACCACGTGGCGATTAGAGCGAGCGGGCACGAGTTTTGGGAGCTGAATGTTGGCGATTAAGCCGTTTTTCGGTGGAGAAGAACTGACGGAATTGGAGACAAGATTGAAGAGGGTGCCACTGGTGAACATAGAGCGGACTGACTGGATATAGAAGGCGTTTTTGCTGAAGGGGTCGGATTGGGACCATTCGGTGGAGAATGTGTTTGGGCCAAATGCAGTGGATATTTTGGGTGTGGATTTTCCGACTATGATTGTGCTTGTTGGGGGATTTGatcctgtttggctccaaaaccaatcTAGTTGCAAatagtctcttttgagcgtgcgCAGGCGTGCTAGCACAGTGGGGTGTAGTCGTCGGGGAGTCTCTtaacctgacttcttctcaaacgctGTGGACGTGGAGAGCATcaacctcgtcaccaggttcttctctatgccttttggaaaatgacttcttgccttacagataagggcttgtgttgtgatctcttgcgtcaccGAGTCAATACTTAGTATTGTAGAGTagagcaatcaccgggaagtaggagaaagcacggggtttgttaaagcatgactttagctttgctgggttgcgagggcgttactcTTGCTTCActggtttcaactaggttgaaggtcgGTTTGCTCTGGAGAGATTttgataatcgttgagattgATTGGAGAGTTCTCCTTTTtccgtccttgaaacctggtatttatacccttagggtttcgattgttccttgccatagaaggattattgattgaagtttcctattcaatctttGCTACTTGATTACAATAAGGGCACGTTTTCCTTACGGATCTCGGAATGGGCGAAactataacccaaacccaagtagacttAATTTTGGGCTGTGggtatcggcccgctacgcTAAATCCCCTAAAGCGATCTTGCCAAAAAATACTTTTGAGCTCAAATATTGCCCCCAGGTCTCGAGATCAGGCCCACTAAATTGTAACTGATCGAAGGGGACTTAAGCGACACGACTTATGATAGAAACGAGGCCATAAATGAAGGCTTGCATCTGTTCAGTTGTTAAACGCCTTTTcgtcgtatcgtttccctcacaaaatctcttatttaaatcCCATCGCCATTTCAGACCTGTTACATTAGAAACTCTTCCAGTCTCCTAAAGCCATAAACCCTTCCTGTTCCACATTATTTTCTCAGAGAAACCCAGAAATAGCCTTGCAAGCCCTGCTTCTGTTCCTTCGATCTTCTGAAATCTTCTCCTCACAATCTCActtttagcctctaaatattaGGCTTTATGGCGAAATCTCAGTCTTGGATAGgtcttatggcttaatctcaggcTAGCCGCATGTCTTTGGCCTCAGAAAGTCTGGATGGAACTTCTAAACTTCGGATAGGCTGAAGAACATGCGGCTCTCCTAACATGGGATACCACATTCTGAGGAGTCTCCCTCCTTAGGTTCCCTTGTGCGAAGCAAACCAAGGAAGGGTGGGAAGCCACCCAAGGTCGTACACTCTTCTTCAGCGCCCTATCTCCTGGACTTAAAGGACCAAACTCCCGTTTTGTCCTTGAGATAAATGGGGCAACTTAGCTGCGCTCTCCTCTGATGCTTGCTTCCATTCCAGAGGATGGACAACTAGAAGGGTTGGGatgattatttccttccctctcctTCCAGTACAAACAATAGCAGCTGCAGGCCTGCAGCTAAGGTTCAAGAGAGGAGGGTGACGAGAGAAAGAGTAAGAGTAATCACCTCTGACTCCTTCCtgaaagaaaatcaagaagatcCAGAAGCTCTTAGAAGATCTGAAATCCTGTGACTTtcagccacttttggctttgtaatttgCAAATGTTACTTTCGCGAATGTACTTTATTGCTTCTGGCCGCAAAGCAACTTTATAAATACAATGATATTCTGCTATTTTCAATCTCTTATTGTCTATAATAAAGCCTCTAGTATAGGCCTTGTTGCATATATTTTTAACACTTATTGTCAAAAGAATAGACTAAcattgaaaatttgcaaaataacaaataaaataagttCTGCAAAATTTAAAGGCCCGCTCAAATAAAGCCCATATGTGTAGAGGATTGCCCCCCTAGTCTTACTAGGTGAAGTGAGTACAGAAGAGTGGGGCCCCTGAGTAGGCCTAAATGTAAAGGAGGATGCGAACAAAGTAAGACTATGTTTGCTCCCTGTCCCAGAAACTGGGGTACTCGGTGGATCTTCAAAttcccaaacactagggtaatatttcttcaagaatCTGCCATTGATTGGGTTGCGGTGAATATTGCCATCCAAATCTTTAAATTGAAAGGCCCCTCTATCCAAAATTTTGTGAATCACAAAGGGTCCCTCCCAGCGCGGAGTCCACTTGCTGCAGCCTGTCAACTTCTCACTGAACAGGGGCACCGCTTTCCAAACAAGTTCGCCCTCCTTATAACTACGGCCACGtgtcctcttatcataggcaCGAGCGACTCATTGTTTTTCCATCACCAAGCTATCCAAAGCCGCCAAGCGCTGTTCGCCAAGATCCTCATGCTCTTGCCACAtagcctggacataatcttcattgATCAGATGGTGTTGGTCCTGCACTTGGAGAGACTGAACATTGATCTCCAACGGTAAAACCGCGTCGTGTCCAAACATAAAAGCATAGGGTGTCGTGGCCGTGGGGCTATGCTTAGAGGTGCGATAGGCCCAATGAGTTTCATACAATGTCTCATGCCACTGGCGAGGATTTTCTGCCAGCATTTTCTTTAGCAAAGTAATGATgatcttgttactggcctctgCTTGGCAGTTGGATTAAGCATAATAGAGAGTGCTATGAATGAATTGTACGCCAAAGTCAGCCACGAGCTGCTCCATGTCACGGCCCATGAATGCTGCCCCCCTGTCTGAGACCAAAACCTCTGGAACGCCAAACATGCAAATAATATAATTAAAGATAaattgtcaaatggtcgcaccagaagcctccttcaaaggctcaGCCTCTACCCATTTAGTAAAGAAGTCAGaggcgacgatgatgaacttgtgctaAAGAGACGAATAAGGGTaaatcatcccaatcaagtccaaggCCCAACCGCGTGCCAgccaaggtttaataatagACTGCATGGGAATGTACTAGACTGGTCCGTGGGCTTGGCAATCCTGGCAACCCTTCGCAAACGCGATACAATCCTTTAAtatgctgggccaataataaccatgtCGCTAGATCAACCAACGCATCTTTGGGCCCGCTTGATGAGCCCCGCACACACCTGTGTGTGCTTCGTGCATCAGGCGCTTAGCTTTGCAGCCATAAACACATCTGAAGTCTATGTCGTCCTCCCCGCGACATCGCAGCTCGTCGTTCTTGAGAAAGTAATTGAGCGCGAGAAAACGAATTTTCTTGTCAGTCGCACCGTCTAGTTGTTTACGGTATGTGATTAGGGGACCCGACAGTCCACGTCAATAGGGTCTAAAACAACCACTGTTGGCTCATTAGGTGGGTCAGGCCTCGCGAGCCAGGAAGGCAACGTGCGGAGCTCGACTTTTAAGATGCGCTCGCGAACTCCATATTTTAGAGTGATACATGTAGCCAGTTGAGCGAGTTCATTGGCAGCAAAGTTATGCTCGCGAGGAATATGTTCTAAGTCCACATCATCAAATTGGTCCAGCAGCTCAATGGCACAATCCAAGTATAGTGCAAGCAAGTAGCTCGTGCACCTAAACTTCTTGCGAAGCTGATTAATAACAAGCAAAGAGTCTCCGCGGACCTGGATGTCTCTGACTCCTAGTTCCAGCAGCACCTCTAGGCCTATGATAAGGGCCTTATACTCAGCCTGGTTATTAGTGTACTAGAACTCTAGCTGGAAATAATAGGAAAACCGATTGCCAGCTGGGTTCTCCAAAACAACCCCTGCCCCAGCCAGTGTATCCGTTCTTAAACCGTCAAAATATAGCACCCAGGGTTGGAGGGAGATTGTGGCTTGATACAATGCAGCGTATTCTAGCAAGCACGCCAAGTTTGGGCGATCTACTATTTCAGCAGCAACCTCTAAATCTCACATTGCTGGGACGTCCAACATAGGGTGATGGGC
Coding sequences:
- the LOC112170659 gene encoding probable carboxylesterase 18; amino-acid sequence: MDRPPLRLRLFLRNRHLSPHKPHRRLFNLTDYKPSPLTKPHKNLKSSDVVVVANPSCNLRFRLYIPTAATTKLPIIVFFHGGGFVFMSATSKPYDDFCQLLTWVPPAVVISFNYNLALEHQYPCQYDDSLDILKFIEDSSLFEGANLGQCFLVGDCASENIAHHVAIRASGHEFWELNVGD